In Erigeron canadensis isolate Cc75 chromosome 6, C_canadensis_v1, whole genome shotgun sequence, the following are encoded in one genomic region:
- the LOC122603911 gene encoding zinc finger CCHC domain-containing protein 7-like, which yields MGDTYNNNNNNIKATTTKKNKKKPRIRKSNHPKSQQESPHNNPIIHVVSSDDEANDDLSLKIVQKSILRTCSSKSSAANAPPLSASQPPSKQVKKKKVKKKKTNTLTPISTKQDAAAADSLLVKDGETKEEVDAPKETDMTVETKEEVDAPKETDMTVEVDPSDKSDNIVLRQLLRGPRYFDPPDNSWGNCYNCGEGGHAAANCTSAKRKKPCFVCGSLEHNVKECTKGKDCFICKKTGHRAKDCPEKSNWRSQNAKICLKCGNSGHEMFSCKNEYSPDDLKEIQCYVCKCFGHLCCIDYGDEGPREVSCYRCGQLGHFGWECASLYAETSQATNTETPSSCYRCGEGGHIARKCTSSAKKEKRKREDPSPGKKNTYGNHIGVRSVPPDFGKTRKRNKPLYGQASPSQPKPRGRGGWITEDPGDYSNNHDWGSPKTPSRYRSNDRFHGDNGYRSNDRYHGGSDYRFNDGFHGGNGYRSNDGFHGGNGYKSNDGVHVGNAYKPYDRYHGGISYNSGYHSNGRRFDYDYVVGSSGYQQPFSASRYGNSSSYVKRENGR from the exons atgggtgatacttataataataataataataatattaaagcAACAACTACAAAGAAGAATAAGAAAAAGCCCAGAATCCGAAAATCAAACCACCCAAAATCCCAACAAGAATCACCTCATAATAATCCAATTATTCATGTTGTTAGCAGTGATGATGAAGCTAATGATGATTTAAGTTTGAAGATTGTACAAAAATCAATCCTAAGAACTTGTAGTAGTAAATCTTCTGCTGCTAATGCCCCTCCTTTATCAGCATCACAACCTCCTTCTAAACAAGTCAAGaagaaaaaagtcaaaaagaagaaaactaaCACCCTTACTCCAATTTCAACTAAACAagatgctgctgctgctgattctcttttg GTTAAAGACGGGGAGACAAAAGAGGAGGTTGATGCACCGAAAGAGACGGATATGACAGTGGAGACAAAAGAGGAGGTTGATGCACCGAAAGAGACAGATATGACAGTGGAGGTGGATCCATCGGACAAATCTGATAATATTGTTCTGCGACAGCTTCTT AGAGGACCTAGGTATTTTGATCCTCCTGATAACAGCTGGGGAAATTGCTATAATTGTGGTGAAGGTGGTCATGCAGCTGCAAATTGTACATCAGCTAAGCGAAAGAAGCCTTGTTTTGTTTGCGGGAGTTTGGAGCACAACGTGAAGGAGTGCACCAAG GGGAAAGACTGCTTCATCTGCAAGAAGACTGGACATCGTGCTAAGGATTGCCCAGAGAAATCCAATTGGAGATCTCAAAATGCTAAAATATGTTTGAAATGTGGTAATTCAGGGCATGAAATGTTCTCATGCAAGAACGAGTATTCTCCGGATGACCTCAAG GAAATACAATGTTATGTATGCAAGTGCTTTGGCCATCTTTGTTGCATAGACTATGGTGATGAAGGTCCACGAGAAGTTTCCTGTTACAGATGTGGTCAGTTGGGCCATTTTGGTTGG gAATGTGCAAGCCTGTATGCAGAAACAAGCCAAGCAACCAACACCGAGACACCTAGCTCATGCTACAGGTGTGGTGAGGGAGGCCATATAGCACGTAAATGCACTAGTTCTGCTAAG AAGGAAAAGAGGAAAAGAGAAGACCCGAGCCCTGGGAAGAAGAATACATATGGAAATCATATAGGAGTGAGGTCCGTGCCTCCTGATTTTGGTAAAACTCGTAAAAGGAATAAACCACTATATGGACAAGCAAGTCCGTCTCAACCAAAACCAAGGGGTAGAGGTGGTTGGATAACTGAAGATCCTGGTGACTATAGTAACAACCATGATTGGGGATCTCCTAAAACGCCATCGAGGTATAGATCTAATGATAGATTCCATGGCGATAATGGTTATAGATCTAATGATAGATACCATGGTGGTAGTGATTATAGATTTAATGATGGATTTCATGGTGGTAATGGTTATAGATCTAATGATGGATTTCATGGTGGCAATGGTTATAAATCTAATGATGGAGTTCATGTTGGTAATGCTTACAAACCTTATGATAGATACCATGGTGGTATTAGTTATAATTCCGGCTACCATAGCAATGGGAGAAGGTTTGACTATGATTATGTAGTAGGTTCTAGTGGATACCAACAACCGTTTTCAGCATCCAGATATGGAAACTCAAGTAGTTACGTAAAAAGAGAGAATGGTAGGTAG